The DNA sequence GAAGGTGCAGGTAGGAGTCATTGCCCAGCCAATCATAACTGGAAGCATCCATCTGAACGAGTTCTCCTTCACGTTTACGGGCATTTCTTGACCGATGTTTCTTCGGTCTTCGTTTGGCCTTTGGGGATCGAATACCACTGGCTTTTAGATGTCTTGAAACAGTGCTGACAGAGACAAATATCCCCTTGTCTTCAGCGAGAACATCGGTAGCATGGCAAAAGTTATAGTTGATCAATTCCTTTTCGTAAATCTCAATGATGTTCAAGGCTAACTTTGGATCTAAGGCATTAGCAGGCTTACGTCCTCTGTTTTTATGCAGAATGCTCATGACCCCATTGGCGGTGGCCTCCACTTTCAACCGCTGTACTTGTCTGACGCTGAGATTTAGAAGCCCTGCTGCTTGTTTGTTTAATAAATGGCCTGCCAATAATTCTTCGATAATGGTTACTTTTCTTGCTTCTTGCTTGCTCATTTCTAATTTCATTCTCCCATTATATCTGTTTTGTGAGGGGATGACATTTTCCTTGAAGAATTATACTATGACATTATCGCAGATCAACAACAGAATTTTTAAGATGTACTTGGCATTTTTGCATGAGATGTCATATAATAGATATAATTTGAAGACAATTTAAGTATCAAACAGCAAGGAATGGGACAGTAGCTTAAAAGGAAGTCCACAGAAAGCAATCGAATGCTGAGAGATTGCGTCCGACTTTCAAGTGAAAATCACCCGGGAGCTGAACTTCAGAAATATGTACCTTGTCACTGTCAAGTGATCAATTAACAGGGTTCCAGTAAGAAGTTTCGCCTGCCCTGCGTTAACGGGTAAGAGTGATGTGTTTGACGTAATTTCATGTACCTCAGACATATAATCAGGGTGGTACCGCGGTTTAGTCGTCCCTAAGTTATTTATACTTAGGGATTTTTACTTTTTTCATATGATAACTTGAGGGTTGACGAGGAATTAGTTGACGAGGAACTAACAGTCATTAATGAATTGATAAAGGAGAATCTCTATGAAAAAATTTAAATCTTTAGCTGAAAACCCCGTTGCTGGACGGGAAAAACAAATATCAGATTACTGGGATTCGATTGATATTCTGCAGAAGACAATCGAAAACCGCGAAGGCGCGGAACCGTTCGTGTTTTATGAGGGTCCGCCTACAGCCAACGGCAAGCCGGGTATTCACCATGTCATGGCGAGAACCCTGAAGGATTCCGTCTGCCGGTATCAGAACATGAAAGGTTTTCAGGTCAAACGGAAGGCCGGATGGGATACGCACGGACTGCCGGTGGAAATCGAAGTTGAAAAACAGCTGAATCTTTCCGACAAACAAGGTATAGAAGCGTATGGGATCGCCCAGTTCAATGAAAAATGCCGCGACTCTGTGTTTACGTATGAAAAACAGTGGCGCGAGATGACGATCCGGATGGGTTATTCGATTGATCTGGATCATCCTTATATTACCCTGGATAACAATTATATTGAAAGCGTCTGGTGGATTCTGGACAAATTCTTCAAAGAAGGCTACATGTACGAAGGTCACAAGATTCTTCCGTACTGTTCCAGATGCGGAACCGGACTTGCTTCCCATGAAGTCGCGCTGGGCTATAAAGAAATCAAAACAAATACCGTCATCGCCAAATTTAAGCGCAAAGGAGTTGACGAGTATTTCCTGGCCTGGACGACCACACCATGGACCCTGCCCTCCAATGCGGCACTCACAGTCAGCCCGGCTGAGACCTACGTCAAAGTCCGCAGCAATGATGAGATTTATTATTTATCAAAGACGCTCGCACCGAAAGTACTCGGCGACGATTATGAAGTCCTGCAGGAATTAAAAGGCACTGAGCTTGAATATATGGAGTATGAGCAGCTGATGCCGTTCTTAACCACCGACAAAAAAGCTTTTTTTGTGACGACTGCCGATTATGTCACGACAGAGGACGGTACCGGGATCGTCCATACCGCACCCGCTTTTGGTGAAGACGATTATAACACCGGAAAGCGCTACAACCTGCCGGTTTTTCAACCGGTGGACGAATCGGGCAAATTTATCGCAACGCCTTGGAAGGATAGCTTTGTGATGGATGCCGACCTGGATATCATCAAGTGGCTGCATGCCGAGGGCAAACTGTTTAAAAAGGAAAAAATGGAGCATAATTACCCGCACTGCTGGCGCTGTCAGACCCCTCTGCTGTACTACGCCAAACCAAGCTGGTACATTGCGATGACCAAACTAAAAGATCAGCTTGTCGCAAATAACAAAACAGTCGAATGGTATCCCGACTTTGTCGGTGAAAAACGTTTTGGCAACTGGCTTGAAAATGTTAATGACTGGGCATTGTCCCGTAACCGCTACTGGGGGACTCCTTTAAATATCTGGCGTTGCGGATGCGGCCATACCGCTTCAGTCGGCTCCCGCAAAGAACTTGTGGAAAAAGCAATCGAAAAGATTGATGAAACCATTGAACTGCACCGACCTTACGTCGATGATGTTCATATCCGCTGTGAGAAGTGCGGCAAACCGATGGCCCGGGTCAGTGAAGTGATCGACTGCTGGTTTGACAGCGGCGCGATGCCTTATGCTCAGCATCATTATCCGTTTGAAAACAAAGAGAACTTCCATGAACTGTTCCCGGCTGATTTTATCTGTGAAGGGATCGATCAGACCCGCGGCTGGTTCTACTCCCTGCTCGCGATCTCGACCTTTGTGATGGGCCGTTCCCCGTATAAGCGGGTCCTGGTCAATGATTTGGTTTTAGATAAGCAGGGACAGAAAATGTCCAAATCCAAAGGCAACACGGTAGACCCGTTTGAACTGTTTGACCAGTACGGCGCCGACACGCTCAGATGGTATTTGCTTTATGTGTCTCCGGCCTGGACACCTAAACGCTTTGACATCGAAGGCCTTAAGGAAGTCCAGAGCAAGTTCTTCGGGACACTCCGCAACGTCTATACCTTTTTTGCGCTCTATGCGAATACCGATGAGGTCGACCCGAGAGATTTCTTTATCGAATACAAAAAGCGGCCGGAGCTCGACAGGTGGGTCCTCTCCAAATATCACGCCCTGCTCGATGACGTTGAAACCAATCTCGCTGTCTATGATCTGACTAAAGCGGTCCGAAAAATACAGGAATTTGTCAGCGAGGACCTCTCCAACTGGTATATCCGGCGCTCCCGCCGCAGATTCTGGGATCCCGGCCTGTCGGACGACAAGAAGGCCGTCTATAACACCACGTATGAAATCCTGGTCGGCATTGCCAAAATCTCAGCACCGTTCGCACCTTATCTGGCGGAAGAAATCTACCGTAACCTGACCGGTGAGACTTCGGTCCACCTGGCAGATTATCCGGAATATGTCTCGACTATGATCGATGAGAACGTCGAAAACAGAATGGATTTGGTCAGGAATTTAGTCACCCTCGGCAGATCTGCCCGGGAACAGGTCAGGATCAAAGTCCGTCAGCCGATCCAGCAAATCCTAGTTGACGGGAAATATGAAGTCCTGATCGCCGATTTAATTCCACTGATTCAGGAAGAGCTCAATGTAAAGGAAGTTATTTTTGCGAATAACTTAAGCGATTTCATGAATTTCATTCTGAAGCCTAACTTCAAAACTGCCGGACCCGTCTTCGGCTCGAAAATCAAACTCCTTGGCAAAGCACTGGAAAGCCTGGAGGCTTCAACGGCTGCGGCTGCCCTGGAGGCTGGAGAATCGTTCTCAGTGGATGTGGATGGAGAACAGCTAGATATCGTCAAGGACTATGTCATCGTGTCGATTTCCGCCAAAGAAGGGTTCACGGTCACAATGGAAAACAACCTGTTCGTTATTCTTGATACCACGCTGACCAGAGAGCTTATCGATGAAGGTCTGGCCAGAGAGCTCGTTTCCAAAGTCCAGCAGATGCGCAAGAGCAATGATTTTGAAATGATGGACCGCATCCGGATCTATTTCGATGGGGATGACCAAGTCACGAGTGCGATTCAAAGCTATCAGGAATACATCAAAATAGAAACGCTCGCTGAAAGCATCGAAAAAACACCGAGTACCGCAGACCTGACTAAGGTGAACCTGAATGACCACGATACCGGCGTCAGGGTCGAACGGATCTAAATGCTTTGGCTCAATCGTATAATGTTGGGCTAAACCCCAAAAATACGCAACCCTGAACCGATATGATGCTGGTAATAGTTTTTCAGACTGTTACCAGCATTTTTTTTGAATTTTGCTGAGGATGACGACAAGATACTATTTGCTTTTTTACTATTATTTTCTAAATGTATGTTATTTTTTATTATTTTTAGTTGTTTTTGGTTGTTTTTGGTTGTCTTAATTTGTATAATTTGATTGAGGTGATCATGATATGTCGATGGATAAGGAGCTTATGACTGCCCAGGCGCTGGCTGAAGCACTCGATCTTTCAACCGAGACTATTTGGAAATATACACGTGAGAAAAAAATACCGTTTATCGAGTTGAGCGGCAAGCAGTACCGCTATATACTGGCAGATGTTCTTAACGCACTCACAAATACCGCCTCTTCCGTGCAGGAAAGATCAAACAAATACACTGCAGAATCTTCCAGGAAGCTGACTTACGAAGACTATCTGAAAATACCGGATGAACCCGGTTACCGCATCGAGATTCTCGATGGCATTATGGTGAAAGAGCCTGCTCCAAATGTCAGCCATCAACGTGTTTTGCTTCGGTTAACATGGATTCTTGAAGATTATTTTCGGGGAAATGATCCCGAAGGCGAAGTATTTGTGGCACCTCTTGATGTAACATTATTAGATATCAACGTGGTCCAGCCCGACATTTTTTACGTTTCCGGGCAGCAAAGACAGATCATCAAAGAAGCCCGTATCAATGGCCAGCCAACAATCGTGGTTGAAATCATTTCCCCATCCAGCAGGCGCAAAGATCGTCTGCAGAAGCTGCAGATTTACCAAAAGACCAAAATCCCACATTACTGGCTGGTCGATCCGGCTGAGAAAACCCTCGAATGTTTTGTACTGAGGGATGGTTCCTACGTCTTAGCTGCAGCAGGTATGGATGAAGATGTTGTAGATCATCCATATTTCACTGGTTTATCTATTCCATTGAAATCATTATGGTAGAAAATATACTATGATAGACTCTTAAAACTCTTAAGGTTTTGATACGATACATACGCTGGGTAAAGCCGCAATATACTCACATCCGGGTCCGGCCCAAATAAGCCTCCTGAAGCAGAGCATCCGAGATTGCTTCTTTGGAGTTTCCGTAGTGAACAATCCTACCCCGCTCCATGACAATTACACTGTCCGCCACTTTCAAGGCGGCTTTTGTATTTTGTTCGACCAGTACGACTGTGACACCGGACTCTTTCATCCCGACCAGGATCGCCATGATCTCGCGTACGACAAGCGGGGCCAGCCCGATGGAAGGTTCGTCGAGCAGCAGCAGTGAGGGCCTGGCCATAAGGGCCCTGCCTATTGCCAGCATCTGCTGTAGACCGCCGCTTAAAGAACCGGCCAAATCCTTTTCTCTTCCCTGCAGCAGAGGGAATAATTTCAAGACTTCCTCCACATCGTTTGGGATATCCGCCTTGTCCTGACGATAACGGTGAAAAGCCCCCATCATCAGGTTATCCATCACGCTTAGCCCGCTGAATATCTCTCTTTTCTCCGGTATAAGAGCGATACCGGCTCTGACGACTTTTTCCGGTAACTGGCCGGCTATCTTTTTGTTCTGAAAAATGATTTCTCCTGCAGCAGGCTTGTATAACCCCGCGAGAGTCCCTAGCAGGGTACTTTTGCCTGCACCATTGGCTCCGAGAATCGCCAGCAATTCTCCCCGCCTGACATTCAGGGATACATTTTTGAGCGCATGCACATAGCCATGATAAACATTGAGACCATTTACACTAAGCAATTTGCTCATCCTCTCCGAGATAGGCTTTGATCACTTCCGGGTGAGCCTGAATTTCTGCCGGAGTTCCCTGGGTGATCACCTCCCCGAAATTTAGGACAACAATCCTATCAGCAGCTTCCATGACCGTTTCCATATCATGTTCAATCATTATCATGGTCATACCCTGACTGCGAAGTTTTTTCAAATATTCTGTCAGGATTTCAGATTCAGCAGCATTTAATCCTGCAGCCGGTTCATCAAGCATGATCAGTTTGGGCTGAGAAGCAAGGGCTCTGGCAATTTCCAACAGTCTTTGCTGTCCGAACGGCAAAACTGCTGCCGGCAAACCAGCTGACTCCGCTAAACCAACCTCTTCAAGCAGTTTCAGGGATTCAGCCCTGATTTTCTTTTCTTCCGTAGACCGTTCAGGGGAAGAAAGAAATGACTTGACAAAGCCCTTTTTCCCCTGCAGGTAAGCACCAGTCATAACATTTTCCAGCACGGTCATGCTGCCGAAAAGCTGCAGATTCTGAAAAGTTCTGGTTACTCCAGCCTGAGCTACCTTATACGGCTTCATTCCGGTGATCGTTTTTCCTTCCAATAACACTTCACCTTCATCCGGTTGATACGTTCCGGTAATCAAGTTAAAAATCGTCGTCTTTCCTGCCCCGTTAGGCCCTATAAGCGCTGTAATTTTTGCTTCTTCAACCCCAAAGCACACATGTTTGACAGCCATAATGCCGTCAAAATGTTTTGTAATTCTGTGTAACTCCAGAAGCATGGCCTTTTCCCTCCTTCTATAGCATTGATACTCAATCTATAATTCTTATTTGATATTTGAATCATCGTTCTGTATATAGGTTAATTGACTTCATTTCCATCTTGAACCAGACTCTTTTTTGAACTTTGAAAGAATTCCCCGATACTGCTTA is a window from the Dehalobacter sp. DCA genome containing:
- a CDS encoding ABC transporter ATP-binding protein encodes the protein MLLELHRITKHFDGIMAVKHVCFGVEEAKITALIGPNGAGKTTIFNLITGTYQPDEGEVLLEGKTITGMKPYKVAQAGVTRTFQNLQLFGSMTVLENVMTGAYLQGKKGFVKSFLSSPERSTEEKKIRAESLKLLEEVGLAESAGLPAAVLPFGQQRLLEIARALASQPKLIMLDEPAAGLNAAESEILTEYLKKLRSQGMTMIMIEHDMETVMEAADRIVVLNFGEVITQGTPAEIQAHPEVIKAYLGEDEQIA
- a CDS encoding Uma2 family endonuclease, which encodes MSMDKELMTAQALAEALDLSTETIWKYTREKKIPFIELSGKQYRYILADVLNALTNTASSVQERSNKYTAESSRKLTYEDYLKIPDEPGYRIEILDGIMVKEPAPNVSHQRVLLRLTWILEDYFRGNDPEGEVFVAPLDVTLLDINVVQPDIFYVSGQQRQIIKEARINGQPTIVVEIISPSSRRKDRLQKLQIYQKTKIPHYWLVDPAEKTLECFVLRDGSYVLAAAGMDEDVVDHPYFTGLSIPLKSLW
- a CDS encoding ABC transporter ATP-binding protein, which produces MLSVNGLNVYHGYVHALKNVSLNVRRGELLAILGANGAGKSTLLGTLAGLYKPAAGEIIFQNKKIAGQLPEKVVRAGIALIPEKREIFSGLSVMDNLMMGAFHRYRQDKADIPNDVEEVLKLFPLLQGREKDLAGSLSGGLQQMLAIGRALMARPSLLLLDEPSIGLAPLVVREIMAILVGMKESGVTVVLVEQNTKAALKVADSVIVMERGRIVHYGNSKEAISDALLQEAYLGRTRM
- the ileS gene encoding isoleucine--tRNA ligase, yielding MKKFKSLAENPVAGREKQISDYWDSIDILQKTIENREGAEPFVFYEGPPTANGKPGIHHVMARTLKDSVCRYQNMKGFQVKRKAGWDTHGLPVEIEVEKQLNLSDKQGIEAYGIAQFNEKCRDSVFTYEKQWREMTIRMGYSIDLDHPYITLDNNYIESVWWILDKFFKEGYMYEGHKILPYCSRCGTGLASHEVALGYKEIKTNTVIAKFKRKGVDEYFLAWTTTPWTLPSNAALTVSPAETYVKVRSNDEIYYLSKTLAPKVLGDDYEVLQELKGTELEYMEYEQLMPFLTTDKKAFFVTTADYVTTEDGTGIVHTAPAFGEDDYNTGKRYNLPVFQPVDESGKFIATPWKDSFVMDADLDIIKWLHAEGKLFKKEKMEHNYPHCWRCQTPLLYYAKPSWYIAMTKLKDQLVANNKTVEWYPDFVGEKRFGNWLENVNDWALSRNRYWGTPLNIWRCGCGHTASVGSRKELVEKAIEKIDETIELHRPYVDDVHIRCEKCGKPMARVSEVIDCWFDSGAMPYAQHHYPFENKENFHELFPADFICEGIDQTRGWFYSLLAISTFVMGRSPYKRVLVNDLVLDKQGQKMSKSKGNTVDPFELFDQYGADTLRWYLLYVSPAWTPKRFDIEGLKEVQSKFFGTLRNVYTFFALYANTDEVDPRDFFIEYKKRPELDRWVLSKYHALLDDVETNLAVYDLTKAVRKIQEFVSEDLSNWYIRRSRRRFWDPGLSDDKKAVYNTTYEILVGIAKISAPFAPYLAEEIYRNLTGETSVHLADYPEYVSTMIDENVENRMDLVRNLVTLGRSAREQVRIKVRQPIQQILVDGKYEVLIADLIPLIQEELNVKEVIFANNLSDFMNFILKPNFKTAGPVFGSKIKLLGKALESLEASTAAAALEAGESFSVDVDGEQLDIVKDYVIVSISAKEGFTVTMENNLFVILDTTLTRELIDEGLARELVSKVQQMRKSNDFEMMDRIRIYFDGDDQVTSAIQSYQEYIKIETLAESIEKTPSTADLTKVNLNDHDTGVRVERI